One genomic region from Parerythrobacter aestuarii encodes:
- a CDS encoding FkbM family methyltransferase produces the protein MKLWRPYRWGGAIIKLARRMGLDIRPTLTREHRIAGARLSWRDEEPGVLRGAIVDGEVEGVPLKLFVENDFDVIQQVHRKGALYEPEELAIIKSAWTGGTFLDVGANVGNHALYAALVLGAEKVIACEPQEAAARILETNAALNHVASRIELHRVGLSDSAGNASLQLHSNNLGATRLTAGAGGIELVTGDTLVGEQGIGFIKIDTEGFELPVLRGLAGTIARDHPPLFVEVETENLPGFEQLCAEHGYTITERFQRYETSVNCLAIHEENS, from the coding sequence GTGAAGCTGTGGAGGCCCTATCGCTGGGGCGGCGCCATCATCAAGCTGGCGCGGCGCATGGGGCTCGACATCCGCCCCACGCTCACGCGCGAGCATCGCATCGCCGGGGCGCGGCTGAGCTGGCGCGATGAGGAGCCGGGCGTGCTGCGCGGCGCGATCGTCGACGGCGAGGTCGAGGGCGTCCCGCTCAAGCTGTTCGTCGAGAACGACTTCGACGTGATCCAGCAGGTCCACCGCAAGGGCGCGCTCTACGAGCCAGAGGAACTGGCGATAATCAAGTCGGCCTGGACCGGCGGGACATTCCTCGATGTGGGGGCCAATGTCGGCAACCATGCGCTCTATGCTGCACTGGTGCTGGGAGCGGAGAAGGTCATCGCCTGCGAGCCGCAGGAAGCCGCCGCGCGCATTCTCGAAACCAATGCTGCGCTGAACCATGTCGCCAGCCGGATCGAGCTGCACCGGGTTGGCCTGTCCGACAGCGCCGGGAACGCGAGCCTACAGCTACATAGTAATAACCTCGGCGCGACCCGTCTGACGGCGGGCGCGGGTGGTATCGAACTGGTCACCGGGGATACGCTGGTGGGTGAGCAAGGGATCGGCTTCATCAAGATCGACACCGAGGGTTTTGAACTCCCGGTCCTTCGCGGGCTGGCCGGGACGATCGCGCGCGACCATCCGCCGCTGTTCGTCGAAGTCGAGACCGAAAACCTTCCCGGCTTCGAACAATTGTGCGCCGAGCACGGCTACACCATCACCGAACGCTTCCAGCGCTACGAAACCAGCGTGAACTGTCTCGCAATCCACGAAGAGAATAGCTAA
- a CDS encoding tRNA (cytidine(34)-2'-O)-methyltransferase has product MTSIVLVHPEIPGNTGAVGRTCVALDMELILIHPLGFQITDKRVKRSGLDYWPHIRLVEFASWEAFLAERAPRADQLFLFEEYAQRSFYEPDYPADAYLVFGRETNGLPQEIVEAHRSQMVSLPMRSDKVRSLNLANTVAAAAYQAVRQHLG; this is encoded by the coding sequence GTGACTTCTATCGTCCTTGTCCACCCCGAAATCCCCGGCAATACCGGCGCGGTGGGGCGCACCTGTGTGGCGCTGGATATGGAGTTGATCCTGATCCACCCGCTGGGGTTTCAGATTACCGACAAGCGGGTGAAGCGATCTGGGCTCGATTACTGGCCGCACATCCGGCTGGTCGAATTTGCCAGCTGGGAGGCGTTCCTGGCCGAGCGTGCGCCGCGTGCAGACCAGCTGTTCCTGTTCGAGGAGTATGCACAGCGCAGCTTTTACGAGCCCGACTATCCCGCTGATGCCTATCTCGTGTTCGGGCGCGAGACCAACGGGTTGCCGCAGGAAATTGTCGAGGCGCATCGCAGCCAGATGGTCAGCCTGCCGATGCGGTCAGACAAGGTCCGCTCGCTCAACCTCGCCAATACTGTTGCCGCAGCCGCCTACCAGGCAGTTCGGCAGCACTTGGGCTGA
- the gatB gene encoding Asp-tRNA(Asn)/Glu-tRNA(Gln) amidotransferase subunit GatB, translated as MSTYRIQGATGEWEVVIGLEVHAQVTSNAKLFSGASTQFGAEPNANVSLVDAAMPGMLPVPNRECIRQAVRTGMAIEAQINAWSRFDRKNYFYADLPQGYQISQLYHPLVGEGQLLIEADEKAGIAEDKVIGIERIHVEQDAGKLMHDQHPTMSYVDLNRCGVALMEIVSKPDMRSPAEAGAYVRKLRSILRYVGSCDGNMEEGSMRADVNVSVRKPGEEFGTRTETKNVNSVRFVMQVIEYEANRQVDLIESGGAVEQETRLFDPGTGTTRTMRSKEDAHDYRYFPDPDLLPLELEASFLEECRASLPELPDAKRNRYESELGLTPYNARELTAEVETFARFETLLSATAKAIGKDEKALATQVANWALSVAPGVIKSLGDEGDASHATAEAQAAILKMQDAGEISGGQAKEIFEIVLKTGRAPDEIADTEGLKQVSDTGAIEAAINAIIAANGDKVEEYRGGKDKLFGFFVGQTMKAMQGKANPAVVNQILKDKLG; from the coding sequence ATGAGCACTTACCGTATCCAGGGCGCAACCGGCGAATGGGAGGTCGTGATCGGCCTCGAGGTCCATGCGCAGGTCACTTCCAATGCCAAGCTGTTTTCAGGCGCCTCGACGCAGTTCGGGGCTGAGCCCAATGCCAATGTGTCGCTTGTCGACGCGGCGATGCCGGGCATGCTGCCGGTCCCGAACCGCGAGTGCATCCGCCAGGCCGTGCGTACCGGCATGGCGATCGAGGCGCAGATCAACGCCTGGTCGCGCTTCGACCGCAAGAACTACTTCTATGCCGACCTGCCGCAGGGCTACCAGATCAGCCAGCTGTACCACCCGCTGGTGGGCGAGGGGCAGCTGCTGATCGAAGCCGACGAGAAGGCCGGGATCGCCGAGGACAAGGTTATCGGCATCGAGCGCATCCATGTCGAGCAGGACGCCGGCAAGCTGATGCATGACCAGCATCCGACCATGTCCTATGTCGACCTCAACCGTTGCGGCGTGGCGCTGATGGAGATCGTCTCCAAGCCCGATATGCGCTCGCCGGCCGAGGCAGGCGCTTACGTGCGCAAGCTGCGCAGCATCCTGCGCTATGTCGGATCGTGCGACGGCAATATGGAAGAAGGCTCGATGCGCGCGGACGTCAACGTCAGCGTGCGCAAGCCGGGTGAGGAATTCGGCACGCGGACGGAGACGAAGAACGTCAACTCGGTACGCTTCGTGATGCAGGTCATCGAATACGAAGCCAATCGGCAGGTCGACCTGATCGAAAGCGGCGGCGCGGTGGAGCAGGAAACCCGCCTGTTCGATCCGGGGACGGGCACCACGCGGACCATGCGCAGCAAGGAAGACGCGCATGACTATCGCTACTTCCCCGATCCCGACCTGCTGCCGCTGGAGCTGGAAGCCAGCTTCCTCGAGGAATGCCGCGCATCGCTGCCCGAGCTGCCCGATGCCAAGCGCAACCGCTACGAAAGCGAGCTGGGCCTGACGCCCTACAATGCGCGCGAGCTGACCGCCGAGGTCGAGACCTTCGCCCGCTTCGAAACGCTGCTCAGCGCCACGGCCAAGGCCATCGGCAAGGACGAGAAAGCGCTCGCGACGCAGGTCGCCAACTGGGCGCTCTCGGTCGCGCCCGGCGTGATCAAATCATTGGGCGATGAAGGCGATGCCAGCCACGCCACGGCCGAGGCGCAGGCGGCGATCCTCAAGATGCAGGACGCCGGCGAGATTTCGGGCGGGCAGGCCAAAGAGATCTTCGAGATCGTCCTCAAGACGGGCCGCGCGCCTGACGAGATTGCCGACACCGAAGGGCTGAAACAGGTCAGCGACACCGGTGCCATCGAAGCCGCGATCAACGCGATCATCGCCGCCAATGGCGACAAGGTCGAGGAATACCGCGGCGGCAAGGACAAGCTGTTCGGATTCTTCGTCGGCCAGACGATGAAGGCGATGCAGGGCAAGGCCAACCCGGCGGTGGTCAACCAGATACTGAAAGACAAGCTGGGGTAG